The following proteins are encoded in a genomic region of Corallococcus silvisoli:
- a CDS encoding SMI1/KNR4 family protein — MPSMDSLLAEVSRHHYPEPPATPEQIAAFEARAGWQLDPDLRAFYLHCNGAALFRPRLTANYRVLSLDEIRRGRAAIRGSESDKDGPASWYTLLYLQDGDYILADVSRKEGGRYPLLDAFHETFPDPVETRQIAASFSEFLAKALASGDDFFWLDG; from the coding sequence ATGCCCTCGATGGACAGCCTTCTGGCCGAAGTCTCCCGGCACCACTACCCGGAACCGCCTGCGACGCCGGAGCAAATCGCGGCCTTCGAGGCGCGCGCGGGCTGGCAGTTGGACCCCGACCTGCGCGCCTTCTACCTGCACTGCAACGGCGCGGCCCTCTTCCGTCCACGGCTGACCGCGAACTACCGCGTCCTCTCGCTCGACGAAATCCGCCGCGGCCGAGCTGCTATCCGCGGCAGCGAGTCGGACAAGGACGGCCCGGCCTCCTGGTACACGCTCCTCTACCTCCAGGACGGCGACTACATCCTCGCGGACGTCTCGCGAAAGGAAGGCGGGCGGTACCCCCTCCTCGATGCCTTCCACGAGACGTTCCCCGACCCCGTGGAGACCCGCCAGATTGCCGCGTCGTTCAGCGAGTTCCTGGCCAAGGCACTGGCCAGCGGGGACGACTTCTTCTGGCTGGACGGATGA
- a CDS encoding C40 family peptidase — MAITSQRAAFLQLVLSQMHEPYRWGAKGQRASPDGPRIFDCSGLVTWAFHQVGGKDWRATHNTDRLWAECAPVARAADLLPGDLVLYGRAGDPDHVMVHMGAGVVVGASGGGSKTLTLEDAARVDAKVKAFARAEYRPDILGFRRLPFAS; from the coding sequence ATGGCCATCACCTCGCAGCGCGCCGCCTTCCTCCAGCTCGTCCTCTCACAGATGCATGAGCCCTACCGGTGGGGGGCGAAGGGGCAGCGTGCCTCGCCGGATGGTCCGCGCATCTTCGATTGCTCGGGCCTCGTGACCTGGGCCTTCCACCAGGTGGGAGGGAAGGACTGGCGGGCGACGCACAACACGGACCGGCTGTGGGCGGAGTGCGCGCCGGTCGCGCGCGCGGCGGACCTCCTGCCCGGGGACCTGGTGCTGTACGGCCGGGCTGGGGACCCGGACCACGTGATGGTGCACATGGGCGCGGGCGTGGTGGTGGGCGCGTCCGGCGGCGGCAGCAAGACGCTCACCCTGGAGGACGCGGCGCGCGTGGACGCGAAGGTGAAGGCCTTCGCTCGCGCGGAGTACCGGCCCGACATCCTCGGCTTCCGGCGCCTTCCCTTCGCCTCCTGA